From the bacterium genome, one window contains:
- a CDS encoding YraN family protein, producing the protein MNTTKIGKRAEAVARAWYGARGYRVLEQNVRTRFFELDLILEDTDVIVFVEVKYRSSPHFGGGIGAVHADKQRRLTVGALCWLADMNLMHRSVRFDVLEIISDGPYEKILHVENCFAVDSVM; encoded by the coding sequence ATGAATACGACAAAGATTGGAAAACGCGCAGAGGCGGTAGCTCGTGCGTGGTATGGGGCCCGTGGCTATCGGGTATTAGAGCAAAATGTTCGCACCCGGTTTTTCGAACTCGATTTGATACTCGAGGATACGGATGTGATCGTGTTTGTTGAGGTAAAATATCGCTCCTCGCCACACTTTGGGGGAGGGATTGGTGCGGTGCATGCCGATAAGCAGCGACGACTGACGGTTGGTGCATTGTGCTGGCTGGCGGATATGAATCTAATGCACCGATCGGTGAGATTTGATGTGCTGGAAATAATATCGGATGGTCCATACGAAAAGATCTTGCATGTTGAGAATTGCTTTGCTGTGGATAGTGTAATGTAG
- a CDS encoding ribonuclease HII, producing MHKLLYFVFCSYYTVAMRGEWATFDYEQKARGAGFGIIAGIDEVGRGAVAGPVTVGLVVLPDDFHVPVTDSKLLSPAQRAEKAALIREAAVICEVMHIEADFIDRHGIIAAQREAVQRIWEQIDPLPSYVLLDGRHDFTGLGGAARVQTIIRGDQKSVSIAAASIVAKHARDELMRRHALMYPEYGFEIHVGYGTRAHLEALQRHGPSPLHRRTFLQKYL from the coding sequence ATGCATAAGCTCTTGTATTTCGTATTTTGTTCGTATTATACTGTAGCTATGAGAGGTGAGTGGGCAACATTTGATTATGAGCAGAAGGCTCGTGGGGCGGGGTTTGGTATTATAGCCGGTATCGATGAAGTTGGTCGCGGTGCGGTGGCGGGACCAGTCACCGTTGGGTTAGTGGTATTGCCGGATGATTTTCATGTTCCAGTTACGGACTCCAAACTACTCAGTCCCGCTCAGCGAGCCGAAAAAGCAGCGTTGATTCGTGAGGCTGCGGTTATCTGTGAGGTCATGCATATCGAAGCTGATTTTATTGATAGACACGGTATTATTGCGGCTCAGCGAGAAGCCGTGCAGCGGATATGGGAACAGATCGATCCGCTACCAAGTTACGTGCTTCTTGATGGGCGACATGACTTCACCGGGCTTGGCGGGGCGGCTCGAGTACAGACGATCATACGTGGTGATCAGAAGAGTGTTTCGATTGCGGCGGCATCCATAGTGGCAAAGCATGCTCGCGATGAGCTGATGCGCCGGCATGCTTTGATGTACCCAGAGTATGGCTTTGAGATACATGTTGGGTATGGTACTCGAGCTCATCTTGAGGCCTTACAGCGCCACGGCCCGTCTCCACTGCATCGCCGGACGTTTTTGCAGAAATATTTATAA